The following proteins are co-located in the Brassica napus cultivar Da-Ae chromosome C3 unlocalized genomic scaffold, Da-Ae chrC03_Random_2, whole genome shotgun sequence genome:
- the LOC125594656 gene encoding disease resistance protein RPP2A-like isoform X3, which yields MNKLTTMFGSLGRRSSSISTNASGDRKNLSQELDKVFLMTLDLRDAKTTYKVMGKVYKIPGVSSVVMEDDCRITLTGTADPQKLLNKLKIYRPMIRKITVSKKDDPCEEEGVLLSKKHHSGVDDDTVSEQWEKGYKRLGLNDGGDAYSGAISIMSSPACKWEKPDDSGSRDDIPTVADITTTMTPNSDDWYLFCEFLSNRMPPLTPSGCSADDVIDFLRTRQVSGGLEALVSRLSAKTDAYFLKPEDNPFRSAAVTSYLNAAREMTRETECILVFSCNDNHDVDETSFIEAISKELRKRKVIPFEYNLLRRENLDEGMLDRSNVGIMIISNTYASSTQSLDHLVAIMKHRKATGLVIIPIYFKVTLSDIYGSKGKFEAAFLQLQSSLQEDKVKRWKAAVTEIVSIGGIEWTKGFQFILAEEVVRNASLRLYLKNSKNMVEILSLLEHSECLDVEIFGLWGMPGIGKTSLAREVFEILVPQYDLCYFLQDFHLEFEMKGLWQLRDDFFSKIFGEEKLSLDASDTKLSFMRDRFHNKRILVVLDDVSNARDAEAVLGGFGWFSKGHTIILTSRKKQVLVQCKAKELYEIQKLCEFESFRLCKQYLNEESEVISELISCSSGIPLVLKALVSSVSKRHINSVKEHLWFLLENSPSLIEGAFRRSFDCLDENEKNIFLDIACFFRGVDMDHVVQILDACGVYTNLGICDLIDESLISLCDNRIDMPIPFQEFGRFLVHEEDEDPCERSRLWDPSDITNVLTSNSGTDAIEGIFLDASDLTCELGPTVFDKMCKLRLLKFYYSTSGNHQFMLSLPQGLYSLPDELRLLHWEGYPLENLPQKFNPENLVQLNMPYSDMVKLWEGKKNLGNLKILKLSHSEKLTDIRMLSEALNLENIDLEGCTSLVDISSSIPRCGKLVSLNMKGCSRLQSLPAMVGLTSLKFLDLSGCLDLEEIQDFAPNLKELYLAGTAIRELPSSIENLTELVTLDLENCKRLQQLPVGVSNLKSIVKLKLSGCGSLGSLLKLKAVDCGTS from the exons ATGAACAAATTGACGACCATGTTTGGGTCTCTTGGGAGAAGGAGTTCGAGTATAAGTACGAATGCTTCTGGTGATAGGAAGAACCTTTCCCAGGAATTAGATAAG GTGTTTCTTATGACTCTGGATCTACGTGATGCTAAGACCACATATAAAGTCATGGGCAAAGTTTATAAGATCCCAG GTGTCTCTTCTGTAGTCATGGAGGATGACTGCAGGATTACATTGACTGGGACAGCCGATCCACAGAAGCTACTCAACAAGCTTAAAATTTACCGGCCTATGATACGGAAGATTACGGTGAGCAAGAAGGACGATCCATGCGAAGAAGAAGGTGTTCTTCTAAGCAAGAAGCACCATTCAGGTGTAGATGATGATACTGTCAGTGAGCAATGGGAGAAAGGATACAAAAGGTTGGGTTTGAATGATGGGGGAGACGCGTACAGTGGTGCCATAAGTATCATGAGTTCACCAGCATGTAAATGGGAAAAACCAGATGACTCTGGTTCAAGGGACGACATTCCAACCGTTGCAGACATTACCACAACTATGACTCCCAACAGCGATGACTGGTACCTTTTCTGCGAGTTCCTCAGCAACCGTATGCCTCCCTTGACTCCCTCTGGGTGCAGCGCCGACGATGTCATTGATTTTCTTCGCACGCGGCAGGTTTCAGGCGGCCTCGAGGCTCTTGTTAGCCGCCTCAGTGCTAAGACTGATGCATATTTCCTAAAACCTGAGGACAATCCTTTTCGCAGCGCGGCTGTAACATCATACCTGAATGCTGCGAGGGAAATGACTCGAGAAACAGAATGCATACTAGTATTTTCGTGCAATGACAACCATGATGTGGATGAGACATCTTTCATCGAAGCCATCTCAAAAGAGTTGCGCAAGCGAAAGGTCATCCCTTTCGAATATAATCTATTGCGAAGAGAGAACCTGGATGAAGGGATGCTAGACAGATCTAATGTTGGTATCATGATCATTTCAAATACTTATGCTTCTTCTACACAGTCCCTGGATCATCTGGTGGCAATCATGAAGCACAGGAAAGCAACAGGCCTTGTAATTATTCCTATATATTTTAAGGTAACACTTTCAGACATTTATGGGTCGAAAGGCAAGTTTGAAGCAGCATTTCTGCAGCTTCAGAGTTCTCTCCAGGAAGACAAAGTTAAGAGATGGAAGGCGGCTGTGACTGAAATCGTGTCCATTGGTGGAATTGAATGGACAAAGGG ATTTCAGTTTATACTTGCCGAGGAAGTTGTAAGAAATGCATCCCTAAGGCTATATTTGAAGAATAGCAAGAATATGGTCGAAATCTTATCACTGTTAGAACACTCCGAGTGTTTAGATGTGGAAATTTTTGGACTCTGGGGTATGCCAGGAATAGGTAAGACATCTCTCGCTAGAGAAGTCTTTGAGATACTGGTTCCGCAATATGACTTGTGTTACTTCCTGCAAGACTTTCATCtggagtttgagatgaaagggCTGTGGCAATTGCGTGATGATTTCTTCTCTAAAATATTTGGGGAAGAAAAACTAAGTTTAGACGCTTCTGATACAAAACTGAGTTTCATGAGGGACCGgttccataataaaaggattcTTGTTGTCCTCGATGACGTCAGTAATGCCAGAGATGCAGAAGCTGTACTTGGAGGGTTTGGCTGGTTTTCTAAGGGACACACAATCATTTTAACATCTAGGAAAAAACAAGTTCTTGTACAGTGTAAAGCTAAAGAGCTATACGAGATCCAAAAATTATGCGAGTTTGAATCTTTCCGTCTCTGCAAACAGTATTTAAATGAAGAAAGTGAGGTCATCTCAGAGCTTATAAGCTGCAGTAGTGGTATTCCCTTGGTTCTCAAAGCTTTAGTTTCCTCTGTATCAAAGCGGCATATAAACAGTGTGAAGGAACATCTCTGGTTCTTGCTAGAAAATTCTCCTAGTCTGATTGAAGGAGCATTTCGGAGAAGCTTTGATTGCCTAGATGAAAACGAGAAGAACATATTTTTGGACATTGCATGTTTTTTCAGAGGGGTGGACATGGATCATGTGGTGCAAATACTTGATGCTTGCGGGGTTTATACAAACTTGGGAATCTGTGATCTTATAGATGAGTCTCTCATTAGCCTTTGCGACAATAGGATAGATATGCCTATTCCTTTTCAAGAATTTGGTCGATTTCTTGTtcatgaagaagatgaggatcCATGCGAGCGTAGCAGGTTGTGGGACCCTAGTGACATCACTAATGTATTGACTAGCAATTCA GGAACGGACGCGATTGAGGGCATTTTCCTGGATGCGTCTGACTTGACCTGTGAGTTGGGTCCTACTGTATTTGATAAGATGTGTAAACTTCGATTGCTGAAGTTCTATTATTCCACCTCTGGGAATCACCAGTTCATGCTAAGCTTACCTCAAGGCCTATACTCTTTGCCTGATGAGTTAAGGCTACTTCACTGGGAGGGTTACCCTCTGGAAAATTTGCCGCAGAAATTTAATCCTGAGAACCTTGTACAGCTAAACATGCCTTACAGCGACATGGTGAAGTTATGGGAAGGGAAGAAA AATCTCGGGAATCTGAAGATATTGAAACTTAGCCACTCCGAAAAGTTGACTGATATCCGGATGTTATCAGAAGCCTTGAACCTTGAAAATATTGATCTCGAAGGATGTACGAGTCTGGTTGACATCAGCTCATCTATTCCTCGTTGTGGGAAGCTTGTTTCCTTGAATATGAAAGGCTGCTCTCGTTTGCAAAGTTTGCCGGCAATGGTTGGTTTAACATCTCTCAAGTTTCTTGATTTGTCTGGCTGCTTAGACCTTGAGGAGATTCAGGATTTTGCACCAAATTTAAAAGAGTTATATCTAGCTGGAACTGCCATTAGAGAACTTCCATCGTCAATCGAGAATCTCACAGAACTTGTTACACTCGATCTGGAGAACTGCAAAAGGCTTCAACAACTGCCAGTTGGAGTAAGCAACTTGAAATCTATTGTCAAGCTTAAGCTGTCTGGCTGCGGAAGTCTTGGGAGTCTGTTAAAACTCAAGGCAGTAGATTGTGGAACATCTTAG